A single genomic interval of Panthera tigris isolate Pti1 chromosome E3, P.tigris_Pti1_mat1.1, whole genome shotgun sequence harbors:
- the BRAT1 gene encoding BRCA1-associated ATM activator 1 isoform X4 — translation MTAGLPVPSQTGHAGLSSLIMDPECSQLLPALCSVLADPRQPVTDDTCLEKLLDWFKTITEAGSSLLLLQENPCLLGLLCHVLKPQDLSPRVLAFSLRLAGMLAAQEDCFQYLQGDSSLFVASAAGQLLVHVLGLSLQGPAEGHPGLQTGDWPVCAQKIASHIEESLRSAATPQITQALNVLTTAFGHCHNPWTQVLWVRLSPLVASLLEKDPVPAAHSLVDLLLSVARSPVLSSSSCGLWETLAQTLSHLSPTQAGPLALGILKLQECPQALRAQAFAVLLQPLTCVLEATAQAPGLLDSLDGTGGASVTVDTLLPSKAACVGLLCRTLAHLELLQPLPQRPSPWPQAPLLGATVTILRLCSGSATPASDAGGHLCAFLVGCVRVQRAALDFLGTLSQGTGPRELVTQVFAVLLEYLTSPDSSPTVLKKAFQATFRWLQSSPETPGCSDLDPHAQLFLRDLLPVLPKRLCSPCWEVRDSGLEFLTQMIGRWGGQAGFRHALLASEVPELTEQLLRDPESYVRASAVAAMGQLSSQGLRVTPASPEHPGGQQKSLLAELLHILSTDSEGFPRRAVMHVFTQWLRDGHADVARDTERFVARVLQVASQDLDWEVRAQGLELALVFLEQTLGRPSSHCPYAVTPPVAAPPSPLAQALRPLCRVQLFEFAFRALFDCDRPVAQKSCDLLLFLRAQTASYSGPQGSGSVPEVASVEAALQRWQAGDQGQPLGYLEPEVVVAVLRSMDLEGLRGALAESSDRVEKSPRSLLQDMLATVGALGEDEADCY, via the exons ATGACCGCCGGGCTCCCCGTCCCCTCCCAGACGGGACACGCAG GACTCTCCAGCCTTATCATGGACCCAGAGTGCTCCCAACTCCTCCCGGCTCTCTGTTCCGTTCTGGCAGACCCCAGGCAGCCCGTGACAGATGACACCTGTTTGGAGAAGCTGCTGGACTGGTTTAAAACCATCACTGAAGCCG GGTCCAGCCTGCTGTTGTTACAGGAGAACCCCTGCCTGCTGGGGCTGCTCTGCCACGTGCTGAAGCCCCAGGACCTGAGTCCCAGAGTCCTCGCCTTCTCGCTCCGCCTCGCGGGCATGCTTGCAGCCCAGGAAGATTGCTTCCAGTACCTTCAG GGAGATTCCAGCCTGTTTGTGGCCTCGGCAGCTGGGCAGCTCCTGGTGCACGTCCTGGGCTTGTCTCTGCAAGGTCCAGCTGAGGGACACCCTGGCCTGCAGACTGGTGATTGGCCAGTGTGTGCCCAGAAGATAGCGAGTCACATTGAGGAGTCCCTGCGCTCCGCAGCCACCCCGCAGATCACACAGGCTCTAAACGTGCTGACCACCGCTTTCGGGCACTGCCACAACCCTTGGACGCAAGTCCTGTGGGTGCGGCTGAGTCCCCTTGTGGCCTCTCTGCTCGAGAAAGACCCCGTCCCCGCTGCACACTCGCTCGTGGATCTCCTCCTCAGCGTGGCCCG TTCTCCGGTGCTGAGTTCATCCAGCTGTGGCCTGTGGGAGACTTTAGCACAGACTCTGAGCCATCTGAGCCCCACCCAAGCAGGGCCGTTGGCTTTGGGGATCCTGAAACTGCAGGAGTG TCCACAGGCGTTGAGGGCCCAGGCCTTTGctgtcctcctccagcccctgaccTGTGTCCTTGAAGCCACCGCTCAGGCCCCCGGACTCCTAG ACTCGTTGGACGGTACCGGGGGCGCTTCGGTGACGGTGGACACGCTCCTCCCCTCCAAGGCGGCCTGTGTGGGTCTCCTGTGCCGGACGCTGGCCCACCTGGAGCTGCTGCAGCCACTG ccccagcgCCCCTCACCCTGGCCTCAGGCGCCCCTGCTTGGCGCCACGGTGACGATACTGCGGCTCTGCAGTGGTTCGGCGACCCCCGCCTCTGACGCGGGGGGCCACCTCTGTGCGTTCCTGGTGGGCTGTGTGCGGGTCCAGCGAGCGGCCCTCGATTTCCTGGGGACGCTGTCTCAGGGGACAG GTCCCCGAGAGCTGGTGACACAGGTGTTCGCTGTCCTTCTGGAATATCTCACAAGCCCAGACTCCAGCCCCACG GTTCTGAAGAAGGCCTTCCAGGCCACGTTCCGGTGGCTCCAGAGTTCACCTGAGACCCCTGGCTGCAGTGATTTGGATCCCCACGCCCAGCTGTTCCTAAGAG ATCTTCTCCCCGTGCTGCCTAAGCGCCTGTGCAGCCCCTGCTGGGAGGTGAGGGACTCTGGCCTCGAGTTCCTGACCCAGATGATCGGACGCTGGGGAG GGCAGGCCGGCTTCAGACATGCACTCCTCGCTTCCGAGGTGCCCGAGCTCACCGAGCAGCTCCTGCGAGACCCTGAGAGTTACGTCCGTGCGAGTGCAGTGGCCGCCATGGGACAGCTCTCCAGCCAGGGGCTGCGCGTCACCCCCGCCAGCCCCGAACACCCAGGGGGCCAGCAG AAGAGCCTGCTCGCGGAGCTCCTACACATCCTGTCCACAGACTCGGAGGGATTCCCCCGGAGGGCTGTCATGCACGTCTTCACCCAGTGGCTGAGGGACGGGCACGCCGACGTGGCGAGGGACACGGAACGGTTTGTGGCCAGGGTGCTCCAGGTGGCGAGCCAGGATCTGGACTGGGAGGTCCGGGCTCAGGGCCTTGAGCTGGCACTGGTGTTCCTGGAGCAGACGCTGGGCCGACCCAGCTCCCACTGTCCCTATGCCGTGACCCCGCCCGTGGCGGCCCCGCCGAGCCCACTGGCCCAGGCCCTGCGGCCACTCTGCCGAGTGCAGCTCTTCGAGTTTGCCTTTCGTGCCTTGTTTGACTGTGACCGACCCGTGGCTCAGAAGTCCTGTgaccttctcctcttcctgagGGCCCAGACTGCTTCCTACAGCGGCCCGCAGGGGTCCGGGAGTGTCCCTGAGGTGGCCTCTGTGGAGGCCGCCCTGCAGAGGTGGCAGGCAGGTGATCAGGGCCAGCCACTGGGGTACCTGGAGCCCGAGGTCGTGGTGGCTGTGCTGAGGTCTATGGACCTGGAGGGCCTTCGGGGCGCATTGGCCGAGAGCAGCGACCGCGTAGAAAAGAGCCCTCGGTCGCTCCTGCAGGACATGCTGGCCACGGTGGGCGCTCTGGGGGAGGACGAGGCGGACTGCTACTGA
- the BRAT1 gene encoding BRCA1-associated ATM activator 1 isoform X3: MDPECSQLLPALCSVLADPRQPVTDDTCLEKLLDWFKTITEAGSSLLLLQENPCLLGLLCHVLKPQDLSPRVLAFSLRLAGMLAAQEDCFQYLQQGELLPRLFGEAGPLGGAAWTAPSVRSGWIQGLRSLARHPSALCFLADCGAVDTIFSLQGDSSLFVASAAGQLLVHVLGLSLQGPAEGHPGLQTGDWPVCAQKIASHIEESLRSAATPQITQALNVLTTAFGHCHNPWTQVLWVRLSPLVASLLEKDPVPAAHSLVDLLLSVARSPVLSSSSCGLWETLAQTLSHLSPTQAGPLALGILKLQECPQALRAQAFAVLLQPLTCVLEATAQAPGLLDSLDGTGGASVTVDTLLPSKAACVGLLCRTLAHLELLQPLPQRPSPWPQAPLLGATVTILRLCSGSATPASDAGGHLCAFLVGCVRVQRAALDFLGTLSQGTGPRELVTQVFAVLLEYLTSPDSSPTVLKKAFQATFRWLQSSPETPGCSDLDPHAQLFLRDLLPVLPKRLCSPCWEVRDSGLEFLTQMIGRWGGQAGFRHALLASEVPELTEQLLRDPESYVRASAVAAMGQLSSQGLRVTPASPEHPGGQQKSLLAELLHILSTDSEGFPRRAVMHVFTQWLRDGHADVARDTERFVARVLQVASQDLDWEVRAQGLELALVFLEQTLGRPSSHCPYAVTPPVAAPPSPLAQALRPLCRVQLFEFAFRALFDCDRPVAQKSCDLLLFLRAQTASYSGPQGSGSVPEVASVEAALQRWQAGDQGQPLGYLEPEVVVAVLRSMDLEGLRGALAESSDRVEKSPRSLLQDMLATVGALGEDEADCY; this comes from the exons ATGGACCCAGAGTGCTCCCAACTCCTCCCGGCTCTCTGTTCCGTTCTGGCAGACCCCAGGCAGCCCGTGACAGATGACACCTGTTTGGAGAAGCTGCTGGACTGGTTTAAAACCATCACTGAAGCCG GGTCCAGCCTGCTGTTGTTACAGGAGAACCCCTGCCTGCTGGGGCTGCTCTGCCACGTGCTGAAGCCCCAGGACCTGAGTCCCAGAGTCCTCGCCTTCTCGCTCCGCCTCGCGGGCATGCTTGCAGCCCAGGAAGATTGCTTCCAGTACCTTCAG CAGGGGGAGTTGCTGCCCAGGCTCTTTGGGGAGGCAGGACCCCTCGGAGGCGCCGCCTGGACCGCCCCCAGCGTGCGCAGCGGCTGGATCCAGGGCCTGCGCTCCCTGGCGCGTCACCCCAGTGCCCTGTGCTTCCTGGCCGACTGCG GTGCCGTTGACACCATCTTCTCCCTGCAGGGAGATTCCAGCCTGTTTGTGGCCTCGGCAGCTGGGCAGCTCCTGGTGCACGTCCTGGGCTTGTCTCTGCAAGGTCCAGCTGAGGGACACCCTGGCCTGCAGACTGGTGATTGGCCAGTGTGTGCCCAGAAGATAGCGAGTCACATTGAGGAGTCCCTGCGCTCCGCAGCCACCCCGCAGATCACACAGGCTCTAAACGTGCTGACCACCGCTTTCGGGCACTGCCACAACCCTTGGACGCAAGTCCTGTGGGTGCGGCTGAGTCCCCTTGTGGCCTCTCTGCTCGAGAAAGACCCCGTCCCCGCTGCACACTCGCTCGTGGATCTCCTCCTCAGCGTGGCCCG TTCTCCGGTGCTGAGTTCATCCAGCTGTGGCCTGTGGGAGACTTTAGCACAGACTCTGAGCCATCTGAGCCCCACCCAAGCAGGGCCGTTGGCTTTGGGGATCCTGAAACTGCAGGAGTG TCCACAGGCGTTGAGGGCCCAGGCCTTTGctgtcctcctccagcccctgaccTGTGTCCTTGAAGCCACCGCTCAGGCCCCCGGACTCCTAG ACTCGTTGGACGGTACCGGGGGCGCTTCGGTGACGGTGGACACGCTCCTCCCCTCCAAGGCGGCCTGTGTGGGTCTCCTGTGCCGGACGCTGGCCCACCTGGAGCTGCTGCAGCCACTG ccccagcgCCCCTCACCCTGGCCTCAGGCGCCCCTGCTTGGCGCCACGGTGACGATACTGCGGCTCTGCAGTGGTTCGGCGACCCCCGCCTCTGACGCGGGGGGCCACCTCTGTGCGTTCCTGGTGGGCTGTGTGCGGGTCCAGCGAGCGGCCCTCGATTTCCTGGGGACGCTGTCTCAGGGGACAG GTCCCCGAGAGCTGGTGACACAGGTGTTCGCTGTCCTTCTGGAATATCTCACAAGCCCAGACTCCAGCCCCACG GTTCTGAAGAAGGCCTTCCAGGCCACGTTCCGGTGGCTCCAGAGTTCACCTGAGACCCCTGGCTGCAGTGATTTGGATCCCCACGCCCAGCTGTTCCTAAGAG ATCTTCTCCCCGTGCTGCCTAAGCGCCTGTGCAGCCCCTGCTGGGAGGTGAGGGACTCTGGCCTCGAGTTCCTGACCCAGATGATCGGACGCTGGGGAG GGCAGGCCGGCTTCAGACATGCACTCCTCGCTTCCGAGGTGCCCGAGCTCACCGAGCAGCTCCTGCGAGACCCTGAGAGTTACGTCCGTGCGAGTGCAGTGGCCGCCATGGGACAGCTCTCCAGCCAGGGGCTGCGCGTCACCCCCGCCAGCCCCGAACACCCAGGGGGCCAGCAG AAGAGCCTGCTCGCGGAGCTCCTACACATCCTGTCCACAGACTCGGAGGGATTCCCCCGGAGGGCTGTCATGCACGTCTTCACCCAGTGGCTGAGGGACGGGCACGCCGACGTGGCGAGGGACACGGAACGGTTTGTGGCCAGGGTGCTCCAGGTGGCGAGCCAGGATCTGGACTGGGAGGTCCGGGCTCAGGGCCTTGAGCTGGCACTGGTGTTCCTGGAGCAGACGCTGGGCCGACCCAGCTCCCACTGTCCCTATGCCGTGACCCCGCCCGTGGCGGCCCCGCCGAGCCCACTGGCCCAGGCCCTGCGGCCACTCTGCCGAGTGCAGCTCTTCGAGTTTGCCTTTCGTGCCTTGTTTGACTGTGACCGACCCGTGGCTCAGAAGTCCTGTgaccttctcctcttcctgagGGCCCAGACTGCTTCCTACAGCGGCCCGCAGGGGTCCGGGAGTGTCCCTGAGGTGGCCTCTGTGGAGGCCGCCCTGCAGAGGTGGCAGGCAGGTGATCAGGGCCAGCCACTGGGGTACCTGGAGCCCGAGGTCGTGGTGGCTGTGCTGAGGTCTATGGACCTGGAGGGCCTTCGGGGCGCATTGGCCGAGAGCAGCGACCGCGTAGAAAAGAGCCCTCGGTCGCTCCTGCAGGACATGCTGGCCACGGTGGGCGCTCTGGGGGAGGACGAGGCGGACTGCTACTGA
- the BRAT1 gene encoding BRCA1-associated ATM activator 1 isoform X1: MTAGLPVPSQTGHAGLSSLIMDPECSQLLPALCSVLADPRQPVTDDTCLEKLLDWFKTITEAGSSLLLLQENPCLLGLLCHVLKPQDLSPRVLAFSLRLAGMLAAQEDCFQYLQQGELLPRLFGEAGPLGGAAWTAPSVRSGWIQGLRSLARHPSALCFLADCGAVDTIFSLQGDSSLFVASAAGQLLVHVLGLSLQGPAEGHPGLQTGDWPVCAQKIASHIEESLRSAATPQITQALNVLTTAFGHCHNPWTQVLWVRLSPLVASLLEKDPVPAAHSLVDLLLSVARSPVLSSSSCGLWETLAQTLSHLSPTQAGPLALGILKLQECPQALRAQAFAVLLQPLTCVLEATAQAPGLLDSLDGTGGASVTVDTLLPSKAACVGLLCRTLAHLELLQPLPQRPSPWPQAPLLGATVTILRLCSGSATPASDAGGHLCAFLVGCVRVQRAALDFLGTLSQGTGPRELVTQVFAVLLEYLTSPDSSPTVLKKAFQATFRWLQSSPETPGCSDLDPHAQLFLRDLLPVLPKRLCSPCWEVRDSGLEFLTQMIGRWGGQAGFRHALLASEVPELTEQLLRDPESYVRASAVAAMGQLSSQGLRVTPASPEHPGGQQKSLLAELLHILSTDSEGFPRRAVMHVFTQWLRDGHADVARDTERFVARVLQVASQDLDWEVRAQGLELALVFLEQTLGRPSSHCPYAVTPPVAAPPSPLAQALRPLCRVQLFEFAFRALFDCDRPVAQKSCDLLLFLRAQTASYSGPQGSGSVPEVASVEAALQRWQAGDQGQPLGYLEPEVVVAVLRSMDLEGLRGALAESSDRVEKSPRSLLQDMLATVGALGEDEADCY; this comes from the exons ATGACCGCCGGGCTCCCCGTCCCCTCCCAGACGGGACACGCAG GACTCTCCAGCCTTATCATGGACCCAGAGTGCTCCCAACTCCTCCCGGCTCTCTGTTCCGTTCTGGCAGACCCCAGGCAGCCCGTGACAGATGACACCTGTTTGGAGAAGCTGCTGGACTGGTTTAAAACCATCACTGAAGCCG GGTCCAGCCTGCTGTTGTTACAGGAGAACCCCTGCCTGCTGGGGCTGCTCTGCCACGTGCTGAAGCCCCAGGACCTGAGTCCCAGAGTCCTCGCCTTCTCGCTCCGCCTCGCGGGCATGCTTGCAGCCCAGGAAGATTGCTTCCAGTACCTTCAG CAGGGGGAGTTGCTGCCCAGGCTCTTTGGGGAGGCAGGACCCCTCGGAGGCGCCGCCTGGACCGCCCCCAGCGTGCGCAGCGGCTGGATCCAGGGCCTGCGCTCCCTGGCGCGTCACCCCAGTGCCCTGTGCTTCCTGGCCGACTGCG GTGCCGTTGACACCATCTTCTCCCTGCAGGGAGATTCCAGCCTGTTTGTGGCCTCGGCAGCTGGGCAGCTCCTGGTGCACGTCCTGGGCTTGTCTCTGCAAGGTCCAGCTGAGGGACACCCTGGCCTGCAGACTGGTGATTGGCCAGTGTGTGCCCAGAAGATAGCGAGTCACATTGAGGAGTCCCTGCGCTCCGCAGCCACCCCGCAGATCACACAGGCTCTAAACGTGCTGACCACCGCTTTCGGGCACTGCCACAACCCTTGGACGCAAGTCCTGTGGGTGCGGCTGAGTCCCCTTGTGGCCTCTCTGCTCGAGAAAGACCCCGTCCCCGCTGCACACTCGCTCGTGGATCTCCTCCTCAGCGTGGCCCG TTCTCCGGTGCTGAGTTCATCCAGCTGTGGCCTGTGGGAGACTTTAGCACAGACTCTGAGCCATCTGAGCCCCACCCAAGCAGGGCCGTTGGCTTTGGGGATCCTGAAACTGCAGGAGTG TCCACAGGCGTTGAGGGCCCAGGCCTTTGctgtcctcctccagcccctgaccTGTGTCCTTGAAGCCACCGCTCAGGCCCCCGGACTCCTAG ACTCGTTGGACGGTACCGGGGGCGCTTCGGTGACGGTGGACACGCTCCTCCCCTCCAAGGCGGCCTGTGTGGGTCTCCTGTGCCGGACGCTGGCCCACCTGGAGCTGCTGCAGCCACTG ccccagcgCCCCTCACCCTGGCCTCAGGCGCCCCTGCTTGGCGCCACGGTGACGATACTGCGGCTCTGCAGTGGTTCGGCGACCCCCGCCTCTGACGCGGGGGGCCACCTCTGTGCGTTCCTGGTGGGCTGTGTGCGGGTCCAGCGAGCGGCCCTCGATTTCCTGGGGACGCTGTCTCAGGGGACAG GTCCCCGAGAGCTGGTGACACAGGTGTTCGCTGTCCTTCTGGAATATCTCACAAGCCCAGACTCCAGCCCCACG GTTCTGAAGAAGGCCTTCCAGGCCACGTTCCGGTGGCTCCAGAGTTCACCTGAGACCCCTGGCTGCAGTGATTTGGATCCCCACGCCCAGCTGTTCCTAAGAG ATCTTCTCCCCGTGCTGCCTAAGCGCCTGTGCAGCCCCTGCTGGGAGGTGAGGGACTCTGGCCTCGAGTTCCTGACCCAGATGATCGGACGCTGGGGAG GGCAGGCCGGCTTCAGACATGCACTCCTCGCTTCCGAGGTGCCCGAGCTCACCGAGCAGCTCCTGCGAGACCCTGAGAGTTACGTCCGTGCGAGTGCAGTGGCCGCCATGGGACAGCTCTCCAGCCAGGGGCTGCGCGTCACCCCCGCCAGCCCCGAACACCCAGGGGGCCAGCAG AAGAGCCTGCTCGCGGAGCTCCTACACATCCTGTCCACAGACTCGGAGGGATTCCCCCGGAGGGCTGTCATGCACGTCTTCACCCAGTGGCTGAGGGACGGGCACGCCGACGTGGCGAGGGACACGGAACGGTTTGTGGCCAGGGTGCTCCAGGTGGCGAGCCAGGATCTGGACTGGGAGGTCCGGGCTCAGGGCCTTGAGCTGGCACTGGTGTTCCTGGAGCAGACGCTGGGCCGACCCAGCTCCCACTGTCCCTATGCCGTGACCCCGCCCGTGGCGGCCCCGCCGAGCCCACTGGCCCAGGCCCTGCGGCCACTCTGCCGAGTGCAGCTCTTCGAGTTTGCCTTTCGTGCCTTGTTTGACTGTGACCGACCCGTGGCTCAGAAGTCCTGTgaccttctcctcttcctgagGGCCCAGACTGCTTCCTACAGCGGCCCGCAGGGGTCCGGGAGTGTCCCTGAGGTGGCCTCTGTGGAGGCCGCCCTGCAGAGGTGGCAGGCAGGTGATCAGGGCCAGCCACTGGGGTACCTGGAGCCCGAGGTCGTGGTGGCTGTGCTGAGGTCTATGGACCTGGAGGGCCTTCGGGGCGCATTGGCCGAGAGCAGCGACCGCGTAGAAAAGAGCCCTCGGTCGCTCCTGCAGGACATGCTGGCCACGGTGGGCGCTCTGGGGGAGGACGAGGCGGACTGCTACTGA
- the BRAT1 gene encoding BRCA1-associated ATM activator 1 isoform X2 translates to MTAGLPVPSQTGHAGLSSLIMDPECSQLLPALCSVLADPRQPVTDDTCLEKLLDWFKTITEAGSSLLLLQENPCLLGLLCHVLKPQDLSPRVLAFSLRLAGMLAAQEDCFQYLQQGELLPRLFGEAGPLGGAAWTAPSVRSGWIQGLRSLARHPSALCFLADCGAVDTIFSLQGDSSLFVASAAGQLLVHVLGLSLQGPAEGHPGLQTGDWPVCAQKIASHIEESLRSAATPQITQALNVLTTAFGHCHNPWTQVLWVRLSPLVASLLEKDPVPAAHSLVDLLLSVARSPVLSSSSCGLWETLAQTLSHLSPTQAGPLALGILKLQECPQALRAQAFAVLLQPLTCVLEATAQAPGLLDSLDGTGGASVTVDTLLPSKAACVGLLCRTLAHLELLQPLRPSPWPQAPLLGATVTILRLCSGSATPASDAGGHLCAFLVGCVRVQRAALDFLGTLSQGTGPRELVTQVFAVLLEYLTSPDSSPTVLKKAFQATFRWLQSSPETPGCSDLDPHAQLFLRDLLPVLPKRLCSPCWEVRDSGLEFLTQMIGRWGGQAGFRHALLASEVPELTEQLLRDPESYVRASAVAAMGQLSSQGLRVTPASPEHPGGQQKSLLAELLHILSTDSEGFPRRAVMHVFTQWLRDGHADVARDTERFVARVLQVASQDLDWEVRAQGLELALVFLEQTLGRPSSHCPYAVTPPVAAPPSPLAQALRPLCRVQLFEFAFRALFDCDRPVAQKSCDLLLFLRAQTASYSGPQGSGSVPEVASVEAALQRWQAGDQGQPLGYLEPEVVVAVLRSMDLEGLRGALAESSDRVEKSPRSLLQDMLATVGALGEDEADCY, encoded by the exons ATGACCGCCGGGCTCCCCGTCCCCTCCCAGACGGGACACGCAG GACTCTCCAGCCTTATCATGGACCCAGAGTGCTCCCAACTCCTCCCGGCTCTCTGTTCCGTTCTGGCAGACCCCAGGCAGCCCGTGACAGATGACACCTGTTTGGAGAAGCTGCTGGACTGGTTTAAAACCATCACTGAAGCCG GGTCCAGCCTGCTGTTGTTACAGGAGAACCCCTGCCTGCTGGGGCTGCTCTGCCACGTGCTGAAGCCCCAGGACCTGAGTCCCAGAGTCCTCGCCTTCTCGCTCCGCCTCGCGGGCATGCTTGCAGCCCAGGAAGATTGCTTCCAGTACCTTCAG CAGGGGGAGTTGCTGCCCAGGCTCTTTGGGGAGGCAGGACCCCTCGGAGGCGCCGCCTGGACCGCCCCCAGCGTGCGCAGCGGCTGGATCCAGGGCCTGCGCTCCCTGGCGCGTCACCCCAGTGCCCTGTGCTTCCTGGCCGACTGCG GTGCCGTTGACACCATCTTCTCCCTGCAGGGAGATTCCAGCCTGTTTGTGGCCTCGGCAGCTGGGCAGCTCCTGGTGCACGTCCTGGGCTTGTCTCTGCAAGGTCCAGCTGAGGGACACCCTGGCCTGCAGACTGGTGATTGGCCAGTGTGTGCCCAGAAGATAGCGAGTCACATTGAGGAGTCCCTGCGCTCCGCAGCCACCCCGCAGATCACACAGGCTCTAAACGTGCTGACCACCGCTTTCGGGCACTGCCACAACCCTTGGACGCAAGTCCTGTGGGTGCGGCTGAGTCCCCTTGTGGCCTCTCTGCTCGAGAAAGACCCCGTCCCCGCTGCACACTCGCTCGTGGATCTCCTCCTCAGCGTGGCCCG TTCTCCGGTGCTGAGTTCATCCAGCTGTGGCCTGTGGGAGACTTTAGCACAGACTCTGAGCCATCTGAGCCCCACCCAAGCAGGGCCGTTGGCTTTGGGGATCCTGAAACTGCAGGAGTG TCCACAGGCGTTGAGGGCCCAGGCCTTTGctgtcctcctccagcccctgaccTGTGTCCTTGAAGCCACCGCTCAGGCCCCCGGACTCCTAG ACTCGTTGGACGGTACCGGGGGCGCTTCGGTGACGGTGGACACGCTCCTCCCCTCCAAGGCGGCCTGTGTGGGTCTCCTGTGCCGGACGCTGGCCCACCTGGAGCTGCTGCAGCCACTG cgCCCCTCACCCTGGCCTCAGGCGCCCCTGCTTGGCGCCACGGTGACGATACTGCGGCTCTGCAGTGGTTCGGCGACCCCCGCCTCTGACGCGGGGGGCCACCTCTGTGCGTTCCTGGTGGGCTGTGTGCGGGTCCAGCGAGCGGCCCTCGATTTCCTGGGGACGCTGTCTCAGGGGACAG GTCCCCGAGAGCTGGTGACACAGGTGTTCGCTGTCCTTCTGGAATATCTCACAAGCCCAGACTCCAGCCCCACG GTTCTGAAGAAGGCCTTCCAGGCCACGTTCCGGTGGCTCCAGAGTTCACCTGAGACCCCTGGCTGCAGTGATTTGGATCCCCACGCCCAGCTGTTCCTAAGAG ATCTTCTCCCCGTGCTGCCTAAGCGCCTGTGCAGCCCCTGCTGGGAGGTGAGGGACTCTGGCCTCGAGTTCCTGACCCAGATGATCGGACGCTGGGGAG GGCAGGCCGGCTTCAGACATGCACTCCTCGCTTCCGAGGTGCCCGAGCTCACCGAGCAGCTCCTGCGAGACCCTGAGAGTTACGTCCGTGCGAGTGCAGTGGCCGCCATGGGACAGCTCTCCAGCCAGGGGCTGCGCGTCACCCCCGCCAGCCCCGAACACCCAGGGGGCCAGCAG AAGAGCCTGCTCGCGGAGCTCCTACACATCCTGTCCACAGACTCGGAGGGATTCCCCCGGAGGGCTGTCATGCACGTCTTCACCCAGTGGCTGAGGGACGGGCACGCCGACGTGGCGAGGGACACGGAACGGTTTGTGGCCAGGGTGCTCCAGGTGGCGAGCCAGGATCTGGACTGGGAGGTCCGGGCTCAGGGCCTTGAGCTGGCACTGGTGTTCCTGGAGCAGACGCTGGGCCGACCCAGCTCCCACTGTCCCTATGCCGTGACCCCGCCCGTGGCGGCCCCGCCGAGCCCACTGGCCCAGGCCCTGCGGCCACTCTGCCGAGTGCAGCTCTTCGAGTTTGCCTTTCGTGCCTTGTTTGACTGTGACCGACCCGTGGCTCAGAAGTCCTGTgaccttctcctcttcctgagGGCCCAGACTGCTTCCTACAGCGGCCCGCAGGGGTCCGGGAGTGTCCCTGAGGTGGCCTCTGTGGAGGCCGCCCTGCAGAGGTGGCAGGCAGGTGATCAGGGCCAGCCACTGGGGTACCTGGAGCCCGAGGTCGTGGTGGCTGTGCTGAGGTCTATGGACCTGGAGGGCCTTCGGGGCGCATTGGCCGAGAGCAGCGACCGCGTAGAAAAGAGCCCTCGGTCGCTCCTGCAGGACATGCTGGCCACGGTGGGCGCTCTGGGGGAGGACGAGGCGGACTGCTACTGA